Proteins encoded within one genomic window of Pedobacter africanus:
- a CDS encoding ABC transporter ATP-binding protein, with product MEEPIISVKNLSKQYQAEQQGGITDISFNIKKGNVIAILGESGSGKSTLLKCIYGLLKADTGEVQFNGKRILGPDEQLIPGHKEMKMVTQDFSLNIYAKVYDNIASMLSNTNVQAKQEKTTEMMQHLHIAQLKDKKITQLSGGEQQRVAIAKAMVSNTAVLLLDEPFSQVDALLKNQLRADIKRIAAETGVTVVMVSHDPADGLFLADELLILKDGKLLQQGKPADVYQHPNHIYTAQLLGNAVVLGHEEAEKLGLEVKNGHAVFYPEWVELKSSWNSRRFEVKDIYYKGFYEELLLERNSVKIRAIQLNRGEHKKHDHIQANISRFITFVS from the coding sequence GTGGAAGAACCAATCATCAGCGTTAAAAACCTTAGCAAACAATACCAGGCCGAACAGCAGGGGGGCATCACTGACATCAGTTTCAATATTAAAAAAGGAAATGTGATCGCTATTCTGGGCGAGAGCGGAAGCGGAAAATCTACCTTACTGAAATGTATATATGGTCTGCTAAAGGCAGACACCGGAGAGGTGCAGTTTAATGGAAAGCGTATTTTAGGCCCTGATGAGCAACTCATTCCAGGGCATAAGGAAATGAAAATGGTAACCCAGGATTTTTCCCTGAACATTTACGCCAAGGTTTACGACAATATTGCCTCCATGCTTTCCAATACCAATGTGCAGGCCAAGCAGGAGAAAACAACCGAAATGATGCAGCACCTGCACATAGCGCAGCTGAAAGATAAGAAAATTACCCAGCTGAGCGGTGGTGAGCAGCAGCGGGTGGCCATAGCCAAAGCTATGGTTAGCAATACAGCAGTGTTGCTGCTGGATGAACCCTTTAGCCAGGTAGATGCTTTACTCAAAAACCAGCTTCGGGCCGATATCAAAAGAATAGCAGCCGAAACTGGTGTTACCGTAGTAATGGTATCGCACGATCCGGCAGATGGATTGTTCCTTGCCGATGAGCTCCTCATTTTAAAGGACGGTAAATTATTGCAGCAGGGAAAACCAGCTGATGTATACCAGCATCCAAATCATATTTATACTGCCCAGCTTCTGGGCAATGCGGTGGTACTTGGCCATGAAGAGGCTGAAAAATTAGGACTGGAAGTTAAAAACGGGCATGCTGTATTCTATCCCGAATGGGTAGAACTGAAAAGTTCATGGAACAGCCGGCGTTTTGAAGTAAAGGATATTTACTACAAAGGATTTTATGAAGAGCTTCTGCTGGAAAGAAACTCGGTTAAAATAAGGGCCATTCAACTGAACAGGGGTGAGCATAAAAAACATGATCATATCCAGGCAAATATCAGTCGTTTCATCACTTTCGTGTCATAA
- a CDS encoding outer membrane beta-barrel protein: MKYLFLTALLISSFAGAQAQSTITKADTTLTGERGAQKERKMKKFDMDHGVGVIIGKKDSTGKTDASNGRFIGGITLTRLDIGFSKLIDNGSFSLSPENDFLDYKAGKTSTVSLDVVQMGYRFNQHFKIYVAGGFDWTHIRLKKNITMKKNNPVLDYDTEDIQFSKNRFSSFYVHVPLNFELRTKENDNGKRFYFVFGPEIAFLTNAKVKQISKEKGKEKFNDDYNFQPFRYGGTLRIGYGGLGIFTKYYFSDMFDSAPQKGLRNMSFGVTLGLN; this comes from the coding sequence ATGAAATATCTATTTTTAACGGCACTTCTGATCAGCAGCTTTGCAGGTGCCCAGGCCCAGAGTACAATTACAAAAGCAGATACCACATTAACCGGAGAGCGTGGAGCCCAGAAAGAACGTAAGATGAAGAAGTTCGATATGGACCATGGCGTGGGTGTCATCATTGGTAAAAAGGATTCCACAGGAAAAACTGATGCTTCGAATGGCCGTTTTATAGGCGGTATCACTTTAACGAGGCTGGATATAGGGTTTTCAAAACTGATTGACAACGGAAGCTTTTCTTTGTCTCCGGAAAATGATTTCCTGGATTATAAAGCCGGTAAAACCAGTACTGTTTCCCTGGATGTAGTGCAGATGGGCTACCGTTTTAACCAGCATTTTAAGATTTATGTTGCAGGTGGTTTCGACTGGACACATATCCGTTTAAAAAAGAACATCACCATGAAAAAGAACAATCCGGTGCTGGACTACGATACTGAAGATATACAGTTTTCGAAAAACAGATTTTCTAGCTTTTATGTGCATGTGCCGCTAAATTTTGAGTTGCGCACCAAAGAAAACGACAATGGCAAACGTTTTTACTTTGTCTTTGGTCCGGAAATCGCTTTCCTGACCAATGCCAAGGTGAAGCAGATCAGTAAGGAAAAAGGCAAAGAGAAATTTAATGACGATTATAACTTCCAGCCCTTCCGTTATGGCGGTACATTGAGGATCGGTTATGGAGGGCTTGGGATTTTTACCAAATATTATTTCAGCGACATGTTTGACAGCGCACCTCAGAAAGGTTTAAGGAATATGTCATTCGGAGTTACCTTAGGCTTAAATTAG
- a CDS encoding RNA polymerase sigma factor, protein MKLTQYRIEELLEGCRSGNRKMQEALYRQTCARMLAVCLRYVKDMAEAEDVLQTGYIKVFQKVKEYRGEGSFEGWIRRIMVNTAIENYRKNLRSMNVAPIEDAAEQASIGFDFSRLGMQDLMKIIQKLADGYRLVFNMYAIEGYSHKEIAETLGISEGASKSQLSRARAILREEIIKMEGINYAKYTG, encoded by the coding sequence ATGAAGTTGACGCAATATAGAATTGAAGAACTACTGGAAGGATGCAGGTCAGGCAACCGGAAAATGCAGGAAGCACTGTACAGGCAAACCTGTGCCCGGATGCTGGCAGTTTGCCTGCGCTATGTAAAGGATATGGCAGAGGCAGAAGATGTATTGCAGACCGGGTATATCAAAGTTTTTCAGAAGGTAAAGGAATACCGTGGTGAGGGGTCTTTTGAAGGCTGGATCCGTAGGATCATGGTAAATACGGCTATTGAAAACTATCGGAAAAATCTGCGCAGCATGAATGTGGCGCCGATTGAAGATGCTGCTGAACAGGCCTCAATTGGCTTTGATTTTAGCCGTTTAGGGATGCAGGACCTGATGAAAATCATCCAGAAGCTGGCGGATGGTTATCGACTGGTATTTAACATGTATGCCATTGAGGGCTATTCACATAAAGAAATTGCGGAAACACTTGGTATTTCCGAAGGTGCAAGTAAATCGCAGCTTTCAAGGGCAAGGGCCATATTAAGGGAAGAAATTATAAAAATGGAGGGCATAAATTATGCAAAATATACAGGATAA
- the hemJ gene encoding protoporphyrinogen oxidase HemJ: MDKYYYYVLSVHIIFMVSWMAGLFYSVRLFIYHTEAADRPEPEKAILQKEYEKMEHKLWYIIATPAMVLTVLAGISMLCIRPVLLQMPWMHVKLGFVVLLLIYHFICQRIMKQLKQGLCKVSSFRLRLWNEVATILLVAIVFTVVLKNAVDWVYGLIGLIVFAIVIMAAVKWYKHYRKKHNC, from the coding sequence ATGGATAAATACTATTACTACGTCCTGTCTGTCCACATCATCTTTATGGTGAGCTGGATGGCGGGGCTGTTTTATAGTGTGCGTTTGTTCATTTACCATACCGAAGCGGCCGACCGGCCCGAACCGGAAAAAGCCATTCTTCAAAAGGAGTATGAAAAGATGGAGCATAAATTATGGTACATCATCGCTACTCCAGCAATGGTACTCACTGTGCTTGCGGGCATCTCGATGCTTTGCATCAGGCCCGTGCTGCTACAGATGCCCTGGATGCACGTAAAGCTGGGCTTTGTGGTTTTACTGCTCATTTACCATTTCATTTGTCAGCGCATCATGAAGCAGCTGAAGCAGGGCCTGTGCAAGGTCAGTTCCTTCAGACTTCGTTTATGGAACGAGGTGGCAACCATTCTGCTTGTGGCTATAGTATTTACAGTAGTGCTCAAAAATGCGGTAGACTGGGTGTACGGCCTCATAGGCCTTATTGTCTTTGCGATAGTCATCATGGCAGCGGTAAAGTGGTACAAGCATTACAGGAAAAAGCACAACTGCTAA
- the hemE gene encoding uroporphyrinogen decarboxylase: MNTLFLDAAFSKQTERPPVWMMRQAGRFMPEYWEIKNKYSFLEMCKTPEIAADVTMLPVDLLGIDAAILFSDILVTGEAMGGDLSFTQGVGPKFANPVRTLKDVDALEVDVVDRLQYVADAIKVIQQRLNGSIPLIGFAGAPFTVMSYLVEGGSSKDFKLTKLLMHNQPDVAHKLLAKIAKVTADYLNLQIAAGVNAIQIFDSWALALSWNDYQEFSHRYINEIIANLNRKDIPVISFCKGSSVFAPIMAEAKPDVVSIDWNADLLNIKKSLPAGIAVQGNLDPHILYADQPVIKKEILRLFERMRGENGFIFNLGHGIMPDIPFDNVKYAIEVIKAFKY; encoded by the coding sequence ATGAACACGTTATTTTTAGATGCAGCATTTTCAAAACAAACAGAACGTCCGCCGGTATGGATGATGCGCCAGGCAGGTCGTTTTATGCCCGAGTATTGGGAAATCAAAAACAAATACTCGTTCCTGGAAATGTGTAAAACGCCTGAAATTGCAGCTGATGTAACGATGCTGCCGGTTGATTTGCTGGGCATTGACGCGGCCATTTTGTTCTCCGATATCCTGGTTACCGGTGAAGCTATGGGTGGCGACCTGAGCTTTACACAAGGTGTAGGTCCTAAGTTTGCCAATCCGGTACGTACACTTAAAGATGTGGACGCGTTAGAGGTAGATGTAGTGGACCGACTGCAATATGTAGCTGACGCAATTAAAGTTATTCAGCAACGTTTAAATGGCAGTATTCCTTTAATTGGATTTGCAGGTGCACCATTTACGGTAATGAGTTACCTGGTGGAAGGCGGTTCTTCAAAAGATTTTAAACTGACAAAACTGCTGATGCACAATCAGCCCGATGTAGCTCATAAACTGCTGGCTAAAATTGCAAAAGTAACGGCAGATTACCTGAACCTTCAGATTGCCGCGGGCGTTAATGCGATCCAAATATTTGACAGCTGGGCACTGGCCCTTTCATGGAATGATTATCAGGAATTTTCGCACCGTTATATCAATGAAATTATTGCCAACCTGAACCGGAAAGACATTCCTGTTATTTCTTTCTGTAAGGGTAGTTCTGTGTTTGCACCGATTATGGCAGAAGCAAAACCAGATGTGGTTTCGATAGACTGGAATGCTGACCTTTTAAACATCAAGAAGAGCCTGCCTGCTGGTATTGCTGTACAGGGAAATCTTGACCCGCATATACTTTATGCAGACCAGCCCGTAATTAAAAAAGAAATCCTCAGGTTGTTTGAGCGCATGCGCGGAGAAAACGGATTTATCTTTAACTTGGGTCATGGCATTATGCCAGATATCCCTTTTGATAATGTGAAATACGCCATAGAAGTCATCAAAGCATTCAAATATTAA
- a CDS encoding response regulator transcription factor, which produces MQQKLRILLVEDEDHLLDAIKLNLELEGYKVHAVKDGKTALKVFKEERFNLIILDVMLPEMDGFQVCETIRLENTEVPILFLTAKNTSEDRVMGLKKGADDYLVKPFNLEELILRVGILVKRSMKADDLKEINSYKIGDKTIYFNSFELKQDDGVIVPLTKKETMLLKLLIERKNEAVSREQILETVWNYDVYPSTRTIDNFILTFRKYFEPDQKNPVYFHSIRGVGYKFTDTH; this is translated from the coding sequence ATGCAACAGAAACTAAGAATACTGCTGGTTGAAGATGAAGACCACTTGTTGGATGCCATTAAATTAAACCTGGAACTTGAAGGCTATAAAGTGCATGCCGTAAAGGATGGTAAAACGGCATTGAAAGTTTTTAAAGAAGAACGGTTTAATCTGATCATTCTTGATGTAATGCTTCCGGAAATGGATGGTTTCCAGGTTTGTGAAACTATCAGATTGGAAAATACAGAAGTGCCTATTCTTTTCTTAACCGCAAAAAATACCAGTGAAGACAGGGTTATGGGCCTTAAAAAAGGTGCAGATGATTATCTGGTGAAGCCATTTAACCTTGAAGAACTGATCTTGAGGGTTGGTATCCTGGTAAAACGCAGCATGAAAGCGGATGACCTTAAAGAAATCAATTCCTATAAAATTGGTGATAAAACAATCTATTTCAATTCCTTCGAACTGAAACAGGACGATGGTGTGATTGTGCCACTTACCAAAAAAGAAACGATGCTCCTGAAATTGCTGATTGAGCGCAAGAACGAAGCCGTATCGCGCGAGCAAATCCTGGAAACAGTGTGGAACTATGATGTTTATCCTTCAACAAGGACTATTGACAACTTTATCTTAACCTTCCGTAAGTATTTTGAACCAGATCAGAAAAACCCGGTTTATTTTCATTCCATCAGGGGAGTAGGTTATAAATTCACGGATACACATTAA
- a CDS encoding sensor histidine kinase, whose protein sequence is MKKSIVIFYFMLLYALVQLISWGTLVVKLEPARMAMVMGEGSVFLFLLCIGAYFLHQSIKKEERLREQQQNFLLSVTHELKSPLAAIKLSIQTIIKRDLDRARQTALLGNSLKDIERLDDLVENMLLATKIENRSYSFPKEQFDFSELVTRITDRLQVHSCGCEQLITPVIKPGIKVMGDQFALSSVVTNLVENAVKYSGPCADVSVELTERDGHPFLRVSDKGPGIPDAEKMLIFDKFYRVGDENVRKSKGTGLGLFIVKEVLQSHDADISVRDNVPHGAIFEITFS, encoded by the coding sequence TTGAAGAAGTCAATCGTTATATTTTATTTCATGCTGCTGTATGCATTGGTGCAGCTCATTTCCTGGGGAACACTGGTCGTGAAATTAGAACCTGCCAGAATGGCAATGGTGATGGGCGAAGGTTCCGTCTTTTTATTTTTACTGTGCATCGGTGCCTATTTTTTGCACCAGTCTATAAAAAAAGAAGAACGTCTGCGTGAGCAGCAGCAAAATTTCCTGCTTTCGGTAACACATGAATTGAAATCGCCGTTGGCGGCGATAAAATTATCTATACAGACCATCATCAAACGTGATCTGGATAGGGCCAGGCAAACCGCATTATTAGGTAATTCACTGAAAGACATTGAACGTCTGGACGATCTTGTAGAGAATATGCTGCTGGCCACCAAGATCGAAAACCGTTCTTATTCGTTCCCAAAGGAGCAATTTGATTTTTCTGAGCTGGTAACCCGGATTACCGACAGGCTGCAGGTGCATTCCTGCGGCTGCGAACAACTGATCACTCCAGTTATCAAACCCGGCATAAAAGTAATGGGCGATCAGTTTGCCTTATCGTCTGTAGTAACCAACCTGGTTGAAAATGCAGTGAAGTATTCCGGGCCCTGTGCAGATGTGTCAGTTGAACTGACAGAAAGAGACGGACATCCATTCCTTAGGGTATCTGACAAAGGGCCAGGTATACCTGACGCTGAAAAGATGCTTATTTTCGATAAATTTTACCGTGTTGGTGATGAGAATGTCAGAAAATCAAAAGGCACAGGTTTAGGCCTGTTTATTGTTAAGGAAGTATTACAAAGCCACGACGCTGATATCAGCGTTAGAGATAACGTACCACATGGTGCTATTTTTGAAATAACATTTAGTTGA
- the hemL gene encoding glutamate-1-semialdehyde 2,1-aminomutase — protein sequence MLESLKKMFSGNEGEVPVNTGSKPDISREKSAELYEKAKNYFPGGVNSPVRAFKSVYGTPLFIQKGDGCFVWDADGNQFIDFCGSWGPLILGHNHPKVREKVTEVMQNGMSFGAPTVLENELAELIIKNNKFVEKIRFTSSGTEAVMSAIRLARGYTGRDKIIKFEGCYHGHSDSLLVKAGSGLVTFGETSSAGVPKAFAQETIVLPLNDVEALKQAFEQFKDEVAAVIIEGIPANNGLLMQDEAYLEFLQNICKENKSLLIFDEVITGFRLGFEGAAAHYGIKPDIVTYGKIIGGGLPVGMYGASAEIMAHISPDGGVYQAGTLSGNPVAMAAGIAQLTELLRSGFYKELNTKATEFVESIKRFAAARNYKVKVFHIGSIFWIAFTDKDKIQSAADIDHSSMEKFKVMHRELLNRGIYLGPSGYEVGFVSAAHTKIELEKAKRAIFESLDIVFRNK from the coding sequence ATGTTAGAATCTTTAAAGAAAATGTTTTCGGGAAATGAAGGTGAGGTACCTGTAAATACAGGGAGTAAACCTGACATTTCCAGAGAAAAATCAGCGGAATTGTACGAAAAGGCAAAAAATTACTTCCCCGGAGGAGTAAATTCACCGGTACGCGCTTTTAAGTCGGTATACGGTACACCTCTTTTTATTCAAAAAGGGGATGGTTGTTTTGTATGGGACGCTGATGGCAACCAATTTATAGATTTTTGCGGCAGCTGGGGGCCACTCATTTTAGGTCATAACCACCCCAAAGTAAGGGAAAAAGTAACTGAGGTGATGCAGAACGGCATGAGTTTCGGTGCTCCGACCGTACTGGAAAATGAACTGGCCGAACTGATCATTAAGAACAATAAGTTTGTAGAAAAAATACGTTTTACCAGTTCTGGTACAGAGGCGGTGATGTCGGCCATCAGACTGGCACGCGGCTATACTGGCAGGGATAAGATCATTAAGTTTGAGGGCTGCTACCATGGACATAGCGATTCTTTACTGGTAAAGGCAGGATCGGGACTGGTTACCTTTGGTGAAACCTCATCGGCTGGTGTGCCTAAGGCCTTTGCCCAGGAAACCATCGTTTTGCCTTTAAACGATGTTGAGGCTTTGAAACAGGCCTTTGAGCAGTTTAAGGATGAAGTAGCAGCAGTTATTATTGAAGGAATACCCGCAAATAATGGCTTGCTGATGCAGGATGAGGCCTACCTGGAGTTCCTGCAAAACATTTGCAAGGAAAATAAATCGCTGCTGATATTTGATGAAGTGATCACCGGATTCAGGTTAGGCTTTGAAGGGGCTGCTGCCCACTATGGCATTAAGCCCGATATTGTTACCTATGGTAAAATTATAGGTGGAGGTTTGCCCGTAGGAATGTACGGTGCTTCTGCAGAGATTATGGCACATATTTCTCCTGACGGAGGAGTTTACCAGGCAGGCACCTTATCAGGTAATCCAGTAGCTATGGCGGCAGGAATTGCACAGCTGACAGAATTGCTGCGTTCGGGTTTTTACAAAGAACTGAATACAAAGGCGACAGAATTTGTAGAAAGCATTAAACGTTTTGCTGCGGCCAGAAATTATAAGGTAAAGGTGTTCCATATTGGATCTATCTTCTGGATCGCTTTTACAGATAAAGATAAGATCCAGAGCGCTGCTGATATTGACCATAGCAGTATGGAGAAATTTAAAGTGATGCACAGGGAGTTATTGAACCGTGGCATTTACCTTGGTCCATCAGGTTATGAGGTTGGTTTTGTTTCGGCAGCCCACACAAAAATTGAACTTGAAAAGGCAAAAAGGGCCATATTTGAGAGTCTTGATATTGTTTTCAGGAACAAGTAA
- the hemB gene encoding porphobilinogen synthase produces the protein MLHRPRRLRKNPIVREMIAETRLSKDMFIYPYFVVPGKNVVHPLDAMPGISHFSEDTLLNDVEKGLKLGVNKIMLFGVGDEKSEDAASAYHDHSLVPSAVRALKKNFGEDLYVVTDVCVCSYTTHGHCGILKDDYVQNDETVAVIAKMGLTHAQAGADMLAPSDMMDGRIGAIRSVLDGAGYVNTAIMSHATKFASAYYGPFREAADCAPGKGDRKAYQMDFRNGEEALREALLDEGEGADVLMVKPALAYMDVISKLKQHTDLPIACYNVSGEYSMVKAAAQRGWIDEQKVVMETMHGFARAGASIITTYHIRDMVEKNWI, from the coding sequence ATGTTGCACCGTCCACGCAGATTAAGGAAAAACCCAATTGTGAGAGAAATGATAGCCGAAACCCGGTTGTCTAAAGACATGTTCATTTACCCGTACTTTGTGGTGCCGGGAAAGAATGTAGTTCATCCATTGGATGCCATGCCCGGAATCAGTCACTTCTCGGAAGATACGCTGCTGAATGACGTGGAAAAAGGCCTGAAGCTGGGCGTAAACAAAATCATGCTGTTTGGTGTGGGAGATGAGAAAAGTGAAGATGCAGCCTCTGCCTATCACGATCATTCCCTGGTGCCTTCTGCAGTACGTGCTTTAAAAAAGAATTTTGGTGAGGATCTCTATGTGGTAACTGATGTATGCGTGTGTTCTTACACCACACATGGTCATTGCGGAATATTAAAGGACGATTATGTGCAGAATGATGAAACGGTAGCTGTCATTGCCAAGATGGGGCTTACCCATGCGCAGGCCGGAGCCGATATGCTGGCCCCTTCTGATATGATGGACGGCCGCATAGGTGCCATAAGGAGTGTGCTGGATGGGGCAGGTTATGTAAATACCGCAATCATGTCGCATGCCACCAAGTTCGCCTCGGCCTATTACGGGCCATTCAGGGAAGCCGCAGATTGCGCCCCAGGCAAGGGCGACAGGAAAGCGTACCAGATGGATTTCAGAAATGGTGAGGAGGCTTTAAGAGAGGCTTTGCTGGATGAAGGGGAAGGTGCCGATGTGCTGATGGTAAAGCCGGCATTGGCTTATATGGATGTGATCAGCAAGCTTAAACAGCATACCGATCTGCCTATCGCCTGCTATAATGTATCCGGAGAATATTCTATGGTGAAAGCAGCTGCACAAAGGGGCTGGATAGATGAGCAAAAAGTAGTGATGGAAACCATGCACGGCTTTGCACGCGCAGGGGCAAGTATCATCACAACCTATCACATCAGGGATATGGTTGAAAAGAACTGGATATAA
- the hemC gene encoding hydroxymethylbilane synthase, whose protein sequence is MKRLIIGTRGSDLALWQANFIKDKLAAIGVEAELKIIKTQGDKILNLRLDKLEGKGFFTKELEEELLGGTIDIAVHSHKDLPTVHPAGLTIAAVTEREDPSELLLILKDCVSISHKLSLKKGAMVGTSSNRRKAQLLALRPDLNIEDLRGNVPTRIQKLRDEDYDAILLAKAGVNRLNIDLSEFHVEVVDTTELVPAPAQGALAIQIRENDAELFEILQQINHPETAEEIAVERKVLNLFEGGCHMPLGCYCKKEDGQYEIWTSKAETDEDFPDRLFYRVDKLDGLAEKIVTKFSADRKFPAKVFISREVGEHNYFRKALEKHNIEIDARSLIRTFPIVTVLDPFYLKHIDWIFFSSRNSVDYFFNLKPMLPKHVKFGVAGRGSEDSLRRAGHLADYVGEGGDIEEVAELFAEAVAGKTVLFPRAQDSLLSIQKALKPDTKVVDLPIYETVIEENIDQTYADVLIFTSPSNVEAYFVDNLLEPGQQVIAIGNSTAKKFEEMGVKCILPYSPDEIGLAEAVFGIDIK, encoded by the coding sequence GTGAAAAGACTTATTATAGGTACAAGAGGTAGCGACCTGGCTTTATGGCAAGCCAATTTCATTAAAGATAAACTAGCAGCTATCGGTGTTGAGGCTGAATTGAAAATCATCAAAACACAGGGCGACAAGATTTTAAACCTCAGGTTGGACAAACTGGAAGGCAAGGGCTTTTTTACCAAGGAATTGGAAGAAGAGCTTTTGGGCGGCACTATTGACATTGCGGTACATTCCCATAAGGACCTGCCGACTGTGCATCCTGCCGGTTTAACTATTGCTGCAGTAACCGAGCGTGAAGATCCGTCAGAGCTTTTGCTTATCCTGAAAGATTGTGTCAGCATCAGCCATAAGCTTTCCTTAAAAAAAGGGGCGATGGTAGGTACCTCTTCCAACAGGCGTAAAGCACAGCTGCTGGCGCTACGCCCAGATCTGAACATAGAAGATTTAAGAGGTAACGTTCCTACCCGCATCCAGAAACTGAGGGATGAGGATTACGATGCCATATTACTGGCAAAGGCCGGCGTAAACCGTCTAAACATTGACCTGTCGGAATTTCACGTTGAAGTGGTAGATACTACCGAATTGGTGCCGGCACCTGCGCAGGGTGCGCTGGCCATCCAGATCAGGGAAAACGATGCTGAATTATTTGAAATACTCCAACAGATCAACCATCCAGAAACGGCTGAGGAAATTGCAGTTGAACGCAAGGTCTTAAACCTGTTTGAAGGAGGCTGCCATATGCCTTTGGGCTGTTATTGTAAAAAGGAAGACGGACAGTATGAAATCTGGACTTCTAAGGCGGAGACGGATGAGGATTTTCCTGACCGTTTATTTTACAGAGTAGATAAACTGGACGGACTGGCAGAAAAGATTGTAACCAAGTTCAGTGCCGATAGAAAGTTCCCTGCCAAAGTATTTATTTCGCGTGAGGTAGGTGAGCACAATTATTTCAGAAAGGCACTTGAAAAACACAATATAGAAATAGATGCCCGCTCATTGATCCGTACTTTTCCTATCGTAACGGTATTGGATCCTTTTTACCTGAAGCACATTGACTGGATCTTTTTCAGCAGCAGAAATAGCGTAGACTATTTCTTCAACCTGAAACCTATGCTGCCTAAACATGTAAAATTTGGTGTGGCAGGCCGTGGTTCTGAAGATTCGCTCAGACGGGCAGGCCACCTGGCTGATTATGTTGGCGAAGGTGGAGATATTGAAGAGGTAGCAGAACTGTTTGCCGAAGCAGTGGCGGGCAAGACCGTATTGTTCCCAAGGGCGCAGGACTCGCTGCTGAGTATCCAAAAGGCCTTAAAGCCGGACACTAAAGTGGTAGATCTGCCGATATATGAAACTGTTATTGAAGAAAATATAGACCAGACCTATGCCGATGTACTGATATTTACCAGTCCATCTAATGTTGAGGCTTATTTTGTAGATAATTTATTAGAACCCGGGCAGCAGGTAATTGCCATTGGCAACTCTACCGCTAAAAAATTCGAAGAAATGGGCGTAAAATGTATTTTGCCCTACTCTCCGGATGAGATCGGCCTGGCCGAGGCTGTCTTTGGGATAGACATAAAATAG